Proteins encoded together in one Tripterygium wilfordii isolate XIE 37 chromosome 14, ASM1340144v1, whole genome shotgun sequence window:
- the LOC120014613 gene encoding ubiquitin domain-containing protein 2-like, protein MGCGGSSLADGDGSPKKIQKPKPWKHPQPITRTQLMKMRDEFWDTAPHYGGRTEIWDALRAAAEADLDLAQAIVDSAGVIVRSDDLTLCYDERGAKYELPKYVLSEPTNLI, encoded by the exons ATGGGTTGTGGAGGATCCTCTCTCGCCGACGGAGATG GGAGTCCTAAGAAAATCCAGAAGCCAAAACCCTGGAAGCATCCTCAGCCAATTACAAGGACACAACTCATGAAGATGCGCGATGAGTTTTGGGATACTGCTCCTCACTATGGCGGGCGGACAG AGATATGGGATGCACTTAGAGCTGCTGCTGAAGCTGATTTAGATCTTGCACAAGCAATAGTGGATAGTGCTGGTGTCATTGTTCGGAGTGATGACTTGACACTTTGCTATGATGAGAGAG GTGCGAAGTATGAACTACCAAAATACGTCTTAAGTGAGCCAACCAATTTGATTTGA
- the LOC120014938 gene encoding protein STICHEL-like 3: MTKAVRDRILKDANGDISDHLRNHIHLTNCIHLKNHMHKQSPILADRALTRDLIVLQRSRSLRDPSASPPSWHSPSVLDLLPKIGEKRSIIREGRRSVGNEQRMEGRRLSGSSPPLANVAPSKVAPDEDSDGNDGVAAVSERSGKSGVRDARKVRREESGRKSSRTDLLGGDEDALRDQEGYSLAHDVVSRGSQSKGRMNRQKGKHSQEVPLKTLSDQLNDIPVDSDDLASSKIHRNGRYSRQEKAGEEREASIHGQSAGLNKGKRRKFQGARRARAAPPSRDVGAHSEMSVASNSFTQGSVHPKHHMEVADDYGDQSVTRAPKNGCGIPWNWSRIHHRGKTILDIAGRSLSCGLADSGLRKGGMAPRGRDISGMPVASDHSSSSNKSDAEALPLLVEASASQGSTDNVHWAHDYSGELGIFADHLLKHDVDSDLASEARSGDQQKLRGSRHGRHQNLTQKYMPRTFRDLVGQNLVAQALSNAVIKGKVGLLYVFYGPHGTGKTSCARIFARALNCHSLEDPKPCGFCDSCIAHDMGKSRNIREVGPVGNFDFESIMHLLDKVSRSHLPSKYRVFIFDDCNSLSPECWSAIMKVIDRSPRRLVFVLVCSSLDVLPHTIISRCQKFLFPKLKDADIIYTLQWIASKEDIEIDKEALKLIASRSDGSLRDAEMTLEQLSLLGQTISVPLVQEMVGLISDEKLVDLLDLALSADTVHTVKNLRVVMETGVEPLALMSQLATVITDILAGSYDLTKERHKRKFFRRQPLSKEDMEKLRQALKTLSEAEKQLRISNDKLTWLTAALLQLAPDQQYMLPSSSADTSLNQSPFALNNAGGRGMARRGGEHSEMPGNERGLSANVRLENYKAGGSGDAVDNSMMTGIPIDRKRHAGPKLVPQRTLALTSDMFKVSDRHIPSKSSEAIEEIWLEVLGMIQISSVRHFLYQQGKLLSVSFGAAPTVQLMFSSYLTKSKGEEFRDHILHAFESVLGGPVTIEIRYDSRKDTSPGHLPQTLSTSKDGLTQMPTARHYDTTQRVPRNEEVNGFGNEAQLLHSESHEMGRNEIVEVPTSPREFEVADGNGTRMGEAGPSNKISTTSSISGRRKLGEQSQSQSIVRSKVSLAHVIQQAEGCSQRSSWSTRKAVSIAEKLEQENLRLEPSSKSLLCWKASRVTRRKLSRLKIRTRKPHSLLKLVSCGKCISSRSPR, from the exons ATGACCAAGGCTGTGAGGGATAGGATACTCAAGGATGCCAATGGTGATATCAGTGATCATCTGCGCAACCATATTCACTTGACTAACTGTATTCACTTGAAGAACCATATGCACAAGCAAAGTCCTATATTAGCTGATAGGGCCCTCACGAGGGACCTTATTGTCCTTCAGAGGTCTCGATCCCTCCGGGATCCTTCTGCTAGTCCTCCCTCGTGGCATTCACCTTCTGTTTTGGATTTACTCCCCAAGATAGGTGAGAAACGTTCAATAATTCGAGAGGGGAGAAGGTCAGTTGGGAATGAGCAGCGGATGGAAGGTAGGAGGTTATCTGGAAGTTCACCACCCTTAGCAAATGTTGCACCATCAAAAGTAGCTCCAGATGAGGACAGTGACGGCAATGATGGGGTAGCAGCCGTCAGTGAGAGGAGTGGGAAGAGTGGAGTTCGGGATGCAAGAAAAGTTAGGAGGGAAGAATCTGGAAGAAAGAGCAGTCGGACTGATCTTTTGGGTGGCGATGAGGATGCTTTAAGAGACCAAGAGGGTTATAGTTTAGCTCATGATGTTGTTTCTCGGGGTTCTCAATCTAAAGGTAGAATGAATAGACAAAAGGGGAAGCATAGTCAAGAAGTTCCTTTAAAGACCCTTTCCGATCAATTGAATGATATTCCGGTTGATAGTGATGATTTAGCATCTTCTAAAATACATCGGAATGGAAGATATTCTAGACAAGAGAAAGCTGGTGAGGAACGTGAAGCCAGCATCCATGGTCAATCAGCTGGATTAAATAAGGGGAAAAGACGGAAGTTTCAAGGGGCCAGAAGAGCTCGTGCTGCTCCCCCGTCAAGAGATGTTGGTGCACATAGCGAAATGTCTGTTGCTTCTAATTCATTTACACAAGGTTCAGTGCATCCAAAACATCACATGGAGGTTGCGGATGACTATGGCGACCAAAGCGTCACAAGGGCTCCTAAGAATGGCTGTGGAATACCATGGAATTGGTCTAGAATTCATCATAGGGGTAAAACGATCCTTGACATTGCAGGAAGGAGTTTGTCTTGCGGTCTTGCAGATTCCGGATTAAGGAAAGGTGGTATGGCTCCTCGTGGGAGAGATATTAGTGGGATGCCTGTGGCTTCAGATCATTCAAGTTCATCTAATAAGTCAGATGCAGAGGCATTGCCTCTACTTGTTGAGGCATCTGCATCTCAGGGAAGTACTGATAATGTTCATTGGGCACACGATTATTCTGGGGAATTAGGAATTTTTGCTGATCATTTGTTGAAGCATGATGTTGATTCAGACCTCGCTTCTGAGGCTAGATCTGGTGACCAACAAAAACTTCGGGGAAGTCGCCATGGCAGGCACCAAAATCTGACACAAAAATACATGCCGAGAACATTCAGAGATCTGGTTGGGCAGAATTTGGTGGCACAAGCGCTGTCTAATGCTGTAATTAAAGGGAAGGTAGGGTTGCTGTATGTTTTTTATGGACCACATGGCACAGGGAAAACCTCTTGCGCTCGTATATTTGCCAGAGCCTTGAATTGTCACTCTTTAGAGGATCCAAAACCTTGTGGCTTTTGCGATTCTTGCATTGCACATGACATGGGCAAGAGCCGAAATATAAGGGAAGTCGGGCCAGTCGgtaattttgattttgagagCATTATGCATCTGCTTGACAAAGTGAGCAGATCCCATCTGCCATCAAAGTACAGAGTTTTCATTTTTGATGACTGTAATAGTCTGTCCCCTGAATGCTGGAGTGCCATAATGAAGGTCATTGATCGATCTCCCCGACGCCTGGTTTTTGTGCTTGTCTGCTCTAGCCTTGATGTTTTGCCTCATACAATCATATCCAGGTGCCAGAAATTCCTTTTTCCAAAGCTGAAGGATGCAGATATTATCTATACTCTGCAGTGGATCGCATCAAAGGAAGATATagaaattgataaagaagcacTTAAGCTCATTGCATCACGATCAGATGGATCGCTTAGGGATGCTGAGATGACTCTTGAGCAACTGAGCTTGCTCGGGCAGACAATATCTGTTCCTCTGGTTCAGGAAATG GTTGGACTCATTTCTGATGAAAAATTGGTAGATCTTCTTGATTTAGCATTGTCCGCAGACACAGTACATACTGTGAAGAATTTGAGAGTGGTAATGGAAACTGGCGTGGAGCCTTTAGCTTTGATGTCGCAGCTTGCTACAGTTATAACTGATATACTCGCTGGTAGCTATGATTTGACAAAAGAAAGGCACAAGAGGAAGTTTTTCCGGAGGCAACCTT TGTCCAAAGAAGACATGGAAAAACTGCGCCAAGCTTTAAAAACTTTATCTGAGGCTGAAAAGCAACTGAGGATATCAAATGACAAACTAACATGGCTAACAGCTGCATTGCTTCAACTTGCTCCTGATCAGCAGTATATGTTACCTAGTTCTTCTGCAGATACTAGTCTTAATCAGAGTCCCTTTGCTCTAAATAATGCTGGTGGAAGAGGTATGGCCAGAAGAGGTGGCGAGCATTCTGAGATGCCCGGCAACGAGAGGGGCTTGTCAGCAAATGTTAGATTGGAAAATTATAAAGCTGGAGGTTCCGGTGATGCTGTTGATAATAGTATGATGACAGGTATTCCCATAGATAGGAAAAGACATGCTGGGCCAAAATTAGTTCCTCAGCGGACATTGGCACTCACTTCTGATATGTTTAAAGTGAGTGATAGACATATTCCAAGCAAAAGTTCTGAGGCAATTGAAGAAATTTGGTTGGAGGTGCTTGGGATGATACAAATTAGTAGCGTAAGACATTTCCTGTACCAACAAGGAAAGCTGCTTTCTGTCAGTTTTGGTGCAG CTCCAACTGTGCAGCTGATGTTCAGCTCGTATTTGACCAAGTCAAAAGGAGAGGAGTTTCGAGATCACATTTTACATGCATTTGAGTCTGTTCTTGGAGGTCCAGTGACAATTGAAATCCGATATGATTCAAGGAAAGACACAAGTCCAGGTCATCTGCCGCAGACATTATCAACCTCTAAGGATGGCTTAACTCAGATGCCTACAGCAAGACATTATGATACTACCCAAAGGGTTCCTAGGAATGAGGAAGTTAATGGGTTTGGCAACGAAGCCCAACTCCTGCATTCAGAATCTCATGAAATGGGAAGGAATGAAATAGTCGAAGTTCCCACTTCCCCTAGGGAATTTGAAGTTGCTGATGGTAATGGTACACGGATGGGAGAGGCAGGGCCTTCAAACAAGATATCAACAACGTCTTCTATCTCAGGTAGAAGGAAACTTGGGGAACAGAGTCAGAGCCAGAGCATTGTGAGAAGCAAGGTGTCCCTTGCTCATGTGATTCAGCAGGCCGAAGGATGTTCGCAGAGAAGTAGTTGGTCAACACGCAAGGCAGTTTCCATTGCTGAAAAGCTTGAACAAGAGAATCT GAGACTGGAACCAAGTTCTAAAAGCTTGCTGTGCTGGAAGGCGTCTAGAGTTACTCGTCGGAAG CTTTCTCGTTTGAAAATTAGGACAAGAAAGCCACATTCATTGCTGAAGCTGGTCTCCTGTGGGAAGTGTATCTCATCCCGATCTCCACGGTAG
- the LOC120015034 gene encoding U-box domain-containing protein 17-like produces MAAATIVSSLRRRKSPYLQAFLAPVDLADGALIQTLTSVSAKLVSGFSSKSFFFQRKNCRSLIRKIELFLVLLEYLRDSVSGSNLPSTALLCFKEMHLLLYRSKILLDYCAQSSKLWLLLQNHSISGHFHDLNQEISTLLDVFPMKDVELSEDVREQIELLRKQARESNLYIDKDDEALHVHFFSFLDEFEKGKIPNPVELQLFFVDRLGIKDVHSCRAEIDFLEQQIVINEGDVEPTAPVLHGFVAITRYCRFMVYGFEEDELQLLFVNRKKPRKGLISQEIAETFVTIPKDFCCPISLDLMGDPVIISTGQTYDRSSISRWMEEGHGTCPKTGQMLVHNRLISNRALRNLIFQWCTAHGIPYDPPDSAESFPAALPTRAALEANRATTKLLIQQLADGSLGAKTVAAQEIRLLAKTGKENRAFIAEAGAIPHLLKLLSSQNPVAQENSVTAMLNLSIYEKNKIRIIDEEGCLASIVKVLLFGHTTDARENAAATLFSLSAVHDYKKRIAHEDRAVEALVGLLRLGTPRGKKDAVTALYNLSTHVENCTRMIETGAVTALVGALSQEGVAEEAAGSLALIVRQATGAEAVGREDMAVAGLLGMMRCGTPKGKENAVAALLELCRRGGPAASEKILKAPALVGLLQMLLFNGTKRARRKAASLARVFQRCENAALHFGGVGYSLSGNSAADREPSIVGDVSVHMSISVPVL; encoded by the coding sequence atggCGGCAGCGACTATAGTTTCTTCTCTACGGCGGCGGAAATCTCCGTACCTTCAAGCGTTCTTGGCTCCGGTAGACCTCGCCGATGGGGCACTTATACAGACCCTCACATCCGTATCCGCCAAGCTCGTCTCCGGCTTCTCCTCCAAGTCGTTCTTCTTTCAGCGCAAGAATTGTCGCTCTCTGATTCGCAAAATTGAGCTCTTTCTGGTCTTGTTGGAGTACCTGAGGGACTCTGTTTCTGGGTCCAATCTTCCTTCGACGGCGCTGTTGTGTTTTAAGGAGATGCATTTGCTTCTCTATCGGTCCAAGATACTCCTCGATTATTGCGCTCAATCGAGTAAGTTATGGCTATTGCTTCAGAACCATTCAATTTCAGGCCATTTTCATGATTTGAATCAAGAGATTTCGACTCTTTTAGATGTATTTCCAATGAAAGATGTTGAATTGAGTGAGGATGTGAGGGAACAGATTGAATTGTTGCGAAAACAAGCTAGGGAATCGAATTTATATATTGATAAGGATGATGAGGCCTTGCATGTTCATTTCTTTTCGTTTCTTGATGAGTTCGAGAAGGGAAAGATACCCAATCCAGTGGAGTTGCAATTGTTCTTTGTTGACAGGTTGGGGATTAAAGATGTCCATAGTTGTAGAGCTGAAATTGACTTTTTGGAGCAGCAGATTGTGATTAATGAGGGCGATGTTGAACCAACAGCCCCTGTGCTTCATGGGTTTGTCGCGATCACCCGGTATTGCAGGTTTATGGTATATGGTTTTGAGGAAGATGAATTGCAATTACTATTTGTTAATCGGAAGAAACCAAGGAAAGGACTTATTAGTCAAGAAATCGCCGAGACATTTGTGACGATTCCTAAGGACTTTTGTTGCCCCATATCATTGGATTTGATGGGAGACCCAGTTATCATTTCTACAGGGCAGACTTATGATCGAAGTTCCATATCTAGGTGGATGGAAGAAGGGCATGGCACTTGTCCTAAGACAGGACAAATGCTTGTCCACAACCGCCTCATCTCTAATAGGGCATTGAGGAATTTGATTTTTCAGTGGTGCACTGCTCATGGGATCCCCTACGACCCGCCAGATTCTGCAGAATCTTTTCCTGCAGCTTTGCCAACCAGGGCGGCACTTGAGGCTAATAGAGCCACCACAAAGCTTCTCATCCAACAGCTCGCAGATGGGTCTCTTGGTGCGAAGACAGTTGCTGCTCAGGAGATACGTTTGTTAGCCAAAACAGGAAAAGAAAACCGCGCTTTCATTGCCGAAGCTGGGGCAATCCCTCATCTTCTTAAGTTGCTCTCGAGTCAAAACCCTGTTGCACAAGAGAATTCCGTAACAGCTATGCTCAATCTATCAATCTATGAAAAGAACAAGATTCGAATCATTGATGAGGAGGGGTGTTTAGCATCGATTGTGAAAGTTCTGCTGTTTGGGCACACAACGGATGCCAGGGAAAATGCCGCAGCAACATTGTTCAGTCTCTCTGCTGTTCACGACTACAAGAAGCGAATAGCTCATGAGGACCGGGCAGTTGAAGCCTTGGTGGGGCTATTGAGATTGGGGACCCCAAGAGGGAAGAAGGATGCGGTCACAGCTTTATATAATTTGTCCACTCACGTGGAGAATTGCACGCGAATGATTGAAACCGGGGCTGTAACAGCACTTGTTGGGGCATTGTCACAAGAAGGGGTGGCCGAGGAGGCTGCAGGTTCATTGGCCTTGATTGTTAGGCAAGCAACTGGGGCCGAAGCAGTTGGGAGGGAGGACATGGCCGTGGCTGGGTTACTAGGAATGATGCGGTGTGGAACACCAAAGGGCAAAGAGAATGCTGTTGCAGCTCTGCTTGAGTTGTGCCGGAGAGGCGGCCCTGCTGCCAGTGAAAAAATTCTTAAGGCACCAGCATTGGTGGGTCTGCTTCAAATGCTTCTGTTTAATGGTACAAAAAGAGCAAGGAGGAAAGCGGCATCACTTGCTAGAGTGTTTCAGAGGTGTGAGAATGCAGCCTTGCATTTCGGTGGTGTCGGATATTCATTATCTGGAAATTCAGCTGCAGACAGGGAGCCAAGTATCGTGGGTGATGTTTCAGTACATATGTCCATTTCAGTGCCTGTTTTGTAG
- the LOC120014839 gene encoding uncharacterized protein LOC120014839 isoform X1, producing the protein MSHNEVKPSGFLPVLLLVSYCGVLNVNADEVYVSALGDPGMRRDSLRLAIESWNQCNEVGEEVPHMGSPRAADCFDINEASLTTDEEKKLAYTLAHMVTEEDNKLGVGEPFPEMEPKAVNDVDLYAAEKELYLGRKCEVEDTPRPWQFWMIMLKSGNMDTYAAKCPKNGHKVGPFGPDMSFPCFGKGCMNQPQILHDYTTLRGPNFTTLNGRFYGSWDLNADLSQGLVGNISYHSVTWQKEIGEGSWVFHHFLRTSTKYPWLMLYFRSDATDGFSGGYHYPTRGMSKIIPESPNFKVRFTLNVIQGGGPNSQFYLIDIGSCWKNNGEPCDGNVTSDVTRYSEMIINPTTTAWCHPDNLNVCPPYHTFPDGTRVYRNDTAHFPYAVYHLHCSPGNAEHLEEPYSLCDPYSNPQPQEITQILPHPVWGEYGYPTKQGEGWIGDPRTWELDVGRLSESLYFYQDPGTPAAGRQWMSVDLGTEIFKDPDQIAEWSVSDFDILLPNKT; encoded by the exons ATGAGTCATAATGAAGTGAAACCAAGTGGTTTTCTTCCTGTACTTCTTTTGGTCTCTTATTGTGGAGTTCTGAATGTGAATGCCGATGAAGTGTATGTATCAGCGTTGGGCGATCCTGGAATGAGAAGAGATAGTCTAAGATTGGCAATTGAGTCATGGAATCAGTGCAATGAGGTTGGAGAAGAGGTTCCCCATATGGGAAGTCCAAGAGCTGCTGATTGCTTCGACATAAATGAAGCTTCTCTGACAACAGATG AAGAGAAAAAATTGGCATACACGTTGGCTCACATGGTTACAGAAGAGGACAACAAGCTAGGGGTTGGAGAACCATTCCCTGAGATGGAACCAAAGGCCGTTAATGATGTCGATCTCTATGCTGCTGAGAAGGAACTCTATTTAGGCCGCAAATGTGAAGTTGAAGACACACCAAGGCCATGGCAATTCTGGATGATCATGCTCAAGAGTGGTAACATGGACACTTATGCAGCTAAATGCCCCAAAAATGGTCATAAAGTTGGACCATTTGGCCCTGATATGTCCTTCCCATGCTTTGGAAAAGGTTGCATGAACCAACCACAAATTTTACATGACTACACCACATTACGGGGTCCTAATTTTACTActcttaatggaaggttttatGGGTCATGGGACTTGAATGCTGATTTGAGTCAAGGATTGGTGGGGAATATTTCTTACCATTCTGTGACGTGGCAGAAGGAAATTGGAGAAGGAAGTTGGGTTTTTCATCATTTCTTAAGGACTTCAACAAAGTATCCATGGTTGATGCTTTACTTCAGATCAGATGCCACAGATGGATTTTCTGGAGGGTACCATTACCCTACAAGGGGAATGTCCAAAATT ATTCCCGAGTCACCAAATTTTAAAGTGAGGTTCACTTTGAATGTAATCCAAGGTGGGGGTCCTAACAGCCAGTTCTACCTAATTGACATAGGTAGTTGTTGGAAGAACAATGGAGAGCCTTGTGATGGAAATGTAACTTCAGACGTTACCCGATACAGCGAAATGATTATCAATCCAACCACGACAGCATGGTGTCATCCGGACAACCTCAACGTCTGCCCACCTTACCACACATTCCCTGACGGGACTCGAGTTTATCGCAATGACACTGCCCACTTCCCTTATGCAGTTTATCACTTGCACTGCTCTCCAGGAAATGCAGAGCATTTAGAGGAGCCTTATAGCTTGTGTGATCCATACAGCAATCCTCAGCCTCAGGAGATAACGCAAATATTGCCACATCCAGTTTGGGGTGAATATGGTTACCCTACTAAACAAGGGGAGGGGTGGATTGGTGATCCAAGGACTTGGGAGTTGGATGTTGGGAGGTTGTCAGAGTCACTGTACTTTTATCAG GATCCAGGGACTCCAGCAGCAGGAAGGCAGTGGATGTCTGTTGATTTGGGGACAGAGATTTTTAAAGACCCTGATCAGATTGCTGAATGGAGTGTTAGTGATTTTGACATCCTTTTACCCAATAAGACATGA
- the LOC120014839 gene encoding uncharacterized protein LOC120014839 isoform X2: protein MSHNEVKPSGFLPVLLLVSYCGVLNVNADEVYVSALGDPGMRRDSLRLAIESWNQCNEVGEEVPHMGSPRAADCFDINEASLTTDEKKLAYTLAHMVTEEDNKLGVGEPFPEMEPKAVNDVDLYAAEKELYLGRKCEVEDTPRPWQFWMIMLKSGNMDTYAAKCPKNGHKVGPFGPDMSFPCFGKGCMNQPQILHDYTTLRGPNFTTLNGRFYGSWDLNADLSQGLVGNISYHSVTWQKEIGEGSWVFHHFLRTSTKYPWLMLYFRSDATDGFSGGYHYPTRGMSKIIPESPNFKVRFTLNVIQGGGPNSQFYLIDIGSCWKNNGEPCDGNVTSDVTRYSEMIINPTTTAWCHPDNLNVCPPYHTFPDGTRVYRNDTAHFPYAVYHLHCSPGNAEHLEEPYSLCDPYSNPQPQEITQILPHPVWGEYGYPTKQGEGWIGDPRTWELDVGRLSESLYFYQDPGTPAAGRQWMSVDLGTEIFKDPDQIAEWSVSDFDILLPNKT from the exons ATGAGTCATAATGAAGTGAAACCAAGTGGTTTTCTTCCTGTACTTCTTTTGGTCTCTTATTGTGGAGTTCTGAATGTGAATGCCGATGAAGTGTATGTATCAGCGTTGGGCGATCCTGGAATGAGAAGAGATAGTCTAAGATTGGCAATTGAGTCATGGAATCAGTGCAATGAGGTTGGAGAAGAGGTTCCCCATATGGGAAGTCCAAGAGCTGCTGATTGCTTCGACATAAATGAAGCTTCTCTGACAACAGATG AGAAAAAATTGGCATACACGTTGGCTCACATGGTTACAGAAGAGGACAACAAGCTAGGGGTTGGAGAACCATTCCCTGAGATGGAACCAAAGGCCGTTAATGATGTCGATCTCTATGCTGCTGAGAAGGAACTCTATTTAGGCCGCAAATGTGAAGTTGAAGACACACCAAGGCCATGGCAATTCTGGATGATCATGCTCAAGAGTGGTAACATGGACACTTATGCAGCTAAATGCCCCAAAAATGGTCATAAAGTTGGACCATTTGGCCCTGATATGTCCTTCCCATGCTTTGGAAAAGGTTGCATGAACCAACCACAAATTTTACATGACTACACCACATTACGGGGTCCTAATTTTACTActcttaatggaaggttttatGGGTCATGGGACTTGAATGCTGATTTGAGTCAAGGATTGGTGGGGAATATTTCTTACCATTCTGTGACGTGGCAGAAGGAAATTGGAGAAGGAAGTTGGGTTTTTCATCATTTCTTAAGGACTTCAACAAAGTATCCATGGTTGATGCTTTACTTCAGATCAGATGCCACAGATGGATTTTCTGGAGGGTACCATTACCCTACAAGGGGAATGTCCAAAATT ATTCCCGAGTCACCAAATTTTAAAGTGAGGTTCACTTTGAATGTAATCCAAGGTGGGGGTCCTAACAGCCAGTTCTACCTAATTGACATAGGTAGTTGTTGGAAGAACAATGGAGAGCCTTGTGATGGAAATGTAACTTCAGACGTTACCCGATACAGCGAAATGATTATCAATCCAACCACGACAGCATGGTGTCATCCGGACAACCTCAACGTCTGCCCACCTTACCACACATTCCCTGACGGGACTCGAGTTTATCGCAATGACACTGCCCACTTCCCTTATGCAGTTTATCACTTGCACTGCTCTCCAGGAAATGCAGAGCATTTAGAGGAGCCTTATAGCTTGTGTGATCCATACAGCAATCCTCAGCCTCAGGAGATAACGCAAATATTGCCACATCCAGTTTGGGGTGAATATGGTTACCCTACTAAACAAGGGGAGGGGTGGATTGGTGATCCAAGGACTTGGGAGTTGGATGTTGGGAGGTTGTCAGAGTCACTGTACTTTTATCAG GATCCAGGGACTCCAGCAGCAGGAAGGCAGTGGATGTCTGTTGATTTGGGGACAGAGATTTTTAAAGACCCTGATCAGATTGCTGAATGGAGTGTTAGTGATTTTGACATCCTTTTACCCAATAAGACATGA
- the LOC120015666 gene encoding transcription repressor OFP5, translated as MKWRKKKLSPSLSSSRLPSLSGVFPFSWLSKFKQMSISSEPKLPKGKSKGKKNSAPLSSPKYASSGGNTGRFYSRDGDAFWRLSFGEEGMDGKKGTGVVKSVWCESDDELEFPKSTRLMAGEENRKFTDVRSMRELPRDLKILPRTDAYAKEVVKIRTPRLRNDKDWKLRKIHRGIIEEKLLEAERVSHETVGKSKAAQSDLLERSPASGIGTIEREDSELLAAVNSRKHDYGSFMNSRTEEEIPEWKKLKEMKIEELKSKSGRQRKSLYISREFQRKRAKQSSKVRVNSPRTATKVEMCKIKAIENMKKAKLKMKKERGRAAEEYTSLDSFAVVKCSYDPQKDFRESMMEMIIDKQISQAEDLEQLLACYLTLNSDEYHDLIIKVFRQVWFDLKQARSESSDHELLSEQCNYD; from the coding sequence ATGAAGtggagaaagaagaaactcTCACCTTCATTATCCTCCTCTCGGCTTCCTTCGTTATCCGGCGTCTTTCCCTTCTCTTGGCTATCTAAATTCAAGCAAATGAGCATCAGTTCAGAGCCTAAACTTCCGAAAGGTAAGAGTAAAGGGAAGAAGAATTCTGCGCCTTTGAGTTCGCCTAAATATGCATCTAGTGGAGGAAATACAGGGAGATTCTATAGTAGAGATGGTGATGCATTTTGGAGATTGTCCTTTGGAGAAGAAGGTATGGATGGGAAGAAAGGTACAGGTGTTGTGAAATCTGTTTGGTGTGAATCGGATGATGAGCTTGAATTTCCGAAATCGACGAGGCTGATGGCAGGAGAAGAGAATCGCAAGTTCACAGATGTAAGGAGCATGAGAGAGCTGCCAAGAGATTTGAAGATTTTGCCGCGGACAGATGCATATGCAAAAGAAGTTGTAAAAATCAGAACACCAAGGCTGAGAAATGACAAAGATTGGAAATTGAGAAAGATTCATCGAGGAATTATAGAAGAGAAATTGTTGGAAGCTGAAAGGGTATCGCACGAAACAGTAGGGAAGTCTAAAGCAGCACAGAGTGATCTACTGGAAAGGTCACCAGCGAGCGGTATTGGGACGATAGAGAGGGAGGACTCCGAGTTATTAGCTGCTGTCAATTCCAGGAAACATGACTATGGCTCTTTCATGAATTCAAGAACTGAAGAAGAAATTCCAGAGtggaaaaaattgaaagaaatgaaGATTGAAGAGCTGAAGTCAAAGAGTGGAAGGCAGAGGAAATCTCTGTACATAAGCAGGGAATTTCAGAGAAAAAGAGCAAAGCAGAGTAGCAAGGTGAGGGTCAATTCTCCAAGAACAGCTACCAAGGTTGAAATGTGCAAAATAAAAGCAATTGAAAACATGAAGAAAGCCAAACTGAAGATGAAGAAGGAGAGAGGAAGAGCTGCAGAGGAATACACAAGCTTAGACAGCTTTGCTGTGGTGAAATGTTCATATGATCCCCAGAAAGATTTCAGAGAATCTATGATGGAGATGATCATAGACAAGCAAATCAGCCAGGCAGAAGATCTTGAACAACTCTTGGCTTGCTATCTGACACTGAACTCCGACGAATACCATGACCTCATAATCAAGGTATTCCGGCAGGTGTGGTTCGACCTGAAGCAGGCCCGTTCCGAGTCTTCCGACCATGAATTACTCAGTGAACAGTGTAATTATGATTAG